A DNA window from Lutra lutra chromosome 8, mLutLut1.2, whole genome shotgun sequence contains the following coding sequences:
- the DESI1 gene encoding desumoylating isopeptidase 1 gives MEPPNLYPVKLYVYDLSKGLARRLSPIMLGKQLEGIWHTSIVVHKDEFYFGVGGISSCPPGGTLLGPPDSVVDVGSTEVTEELFQEYLSSLRESLFRRESYNVFENNCNTFTNEVVQFLTGRKIPSYITDLPSEILSTPFGQALRTFLDPRIQPPEGSPVGPPNGQS, from the exons ATGGAGCCGCCGAATCTCTATCCGGTGAAGCTCTACGTATACGACCTGTCCAAGGGCCTGGCCCGGCGGCTCAGCCCCATCATGCTGG GGAAACAACTGGAAGGCATCTG GCACACCTCCATAGTTGTGCACAAGGATGAGTTCTACTTCGGCGTTGGTGGTATCTCCAGCTGTCCCCCA GGAGGGACATTGCTTGGGCCCCCAGACTCTGTGGTTGATGTGGGGAGCACGGAAGTCACAGAAGAACTCTTTCAGGAGTACCTCTCCTCCCTGAGGGAGTCTCTGTTCCG GAGAGAGTCCTACAATGTCTTTGAAAACAACTGTAACACCTTCACCAACGAAGTGGTGCAGTTCCTGACTGGGCGGAAGATCCCTTCTTACATCACCGACCTTCCCTCTGAAATTCTATCCAC GCCCTTCGGACAGGCCCTACGGACCTTCCTGGACCCCAGGATTCAGCCTCCTGAAGGGAGCCCCGTGGGCCCACCCAACGGCCAAAGCTAA